In Methylobacterium currus, the genomic stretch GGTCCAGAACGGCCTTCCTGTGCCCTGTTTTATGGTGTTTGGGTGCCGGAAGACGACCAAATGTGCGTGCGGGAACAGCGGCCCCAAATTTCCGCAGAAATCCGCCGTTGCCGCCCACTCCTAAGGGCAGCCTTAGGGCTGTGGATAACACGGGGTGCCACCGGAAGTGCAGCCCCAAAATTACGGAAGTCCGGCCCCAAATTCGGGAAGTCCGGCCCCAATTTACCGGAATACTAGCCCCAAATTTATGGCCTAACCCACTGCAGACAAACAGGAATTTTTATAAAGACTTCTTATATAGATATCTTAAAGAGACCTAAAGAGACGCAGGCCTGTGGAGCGAACCCACAGAATCTGACCCTTGAACAAGCCCGTGGACAGGCTGTGCATCTCCGGTTCCGTCTGTGCAAGCACAGACCCCGCCCCTTTTCGCTACGCGAAAACCCGCTCCCCCGCCCAATACGGAAGCCGCCTCCGGCGGCTCGATTCCAGATGGTGGTCGCCTCACGGCGACCAAAGATGGGCTCTCCGAGTGTGCGGGTGGCAAAATCCACCTGAGCGACCTCAGGAAGCGTTTGGGGCGGCAGAACCGACAGCGTGACGGCAGAGGCTCCGAAAGCCGCTCACAAGCCTCCTGAGAGGCTTTGTCACCGCGCTGAGCGCAGTGGGGTGATGATGCAGCCGCTCCGCGACTGTGAATCCCGCAAGCGACGGGGTGCCGATCTGGCGGATGAGCTTGGCCCGCGACGCGGCCACGGTAAATCTGGGGCTAGCTTTCCCGTGGCCGTTCAGGCCCTCAATCAGACACTTGATCGGCGCGCGGCCGAGGTCAAACCGTGCTCTAGGCGACCGTTCGGCCCGGAGATCCCGGAAATTTGGGGCCGGTGTTCCCACAAAAACCCAAGCTGGAAGCCAATTTGGGGCCAGCTTTCCCGTTCAATCAGGCCTTGCCGCGCAGTTTACCGTTTACGGCAAGCCGTTTGCTGTATGCGGTGCAAGCTCATGTAAGCGCGAGGGGCCTGTCGCAAACGCGAACGGACCCCCGTTTACGGGTCGGTAACCATCCCTGCCCAGCTTGCCGCTCTGCCTCGGAGCCGGCCCATGTTCCTCAACGCCCTCGCCCTCAAGCTGAAGAGAGAGGCCCGCGGCGACTTCCGGGGCCGGCACTTCGAAGCCACCCTGATCGTCCAGGCCGTCACCTGGTACCTGCGCTACTCGCTCAGCTATCGCGACATCGAGGAGATGCTCCTCGAACGGGGCCTCACGGTCGACCACTCCACCATCAACCGCTGGGTGCTCGCCTACGCCCCGGCCATCGAACGCCGCCTGCGCCGGTTCCGCAAGCCGCATTGCGGGTCCGTGCGCGTCGACGAGACCTACATCAAGGTGCGGGGCCAGTGGCGCTACCTGTACCGGGCCATCGACAAGCACGGCGAGGCGGTCGACTTCCTGCTCACCGCCAACCGCGATCTGGATGCCGCTAAGCGCTTCTTCCGCAAGATGCTGCAGGATCAACCGCTTCTCGCGCCTGACCGGATCGGCACCGATGGCGCCGGTCCGTACCCGTCAGCCATCGCAGAGAGCTGCAAGGAGGGGCTGCTGCCGCGCACGCCCACCCACTACGTCACCAAGCACCTGCAGCAGGGGATCGAGAGCGACCACTTCCGAGTGAAGCGGGCGATGCCGCGGGTGGGCGGGTTCCGGTCGTTCAACACGGCGCGGCGCACGATCTGCGGCTTCGAGGCGATGCTCTGGCTGCGCAAGGGCTTCGGGTTCGCTGGCGCGTGGACCGTTCGGGAGCAGAACCAGCTGCTCGCCACCTGCTTTGGTCTTCCGCTCGCGAACAAAGCGTGAAATCGAGGGCGGGCGGCTCCTTCTGCGGCCCGAACCCGAGTTTGCGACAAGCCCGGAATTTGTCGGGCGCAGCCCCGTCGGCGGCGCTGCCGGCGCTGCAGCGGGCGCCGAGACCCTGAATGCCGGTCGCCTCGACCTGGCCGAGCGCTAGGCCTGGTTGGTGCTCGCGACCCGCTCCTAAGAACCCGGGGCCCTCGACGTGCTTGGCTGCGTCGCCTTGAACCGGGGCCGGCCCAAGCGGCCTGCTGTTCCTCGGCCTCTACAGCGAGATTGCGCGCGCCAGCGTGGTCGCGGGGCACAGCCTGGTTGCGGAGCATGCGCTCGCGCCGATCCCGACCGGCGTGCGGGCGGGGCGGCGTACCGTCATGACCGATGCCGCGGCGCATCCGGACCTCGGCATGCTGCTCAGGGCCGCCTGGGACTTCTGGACCCTGTCGGAATGCTGCGACCTGACCTTCCACGTTGAGGAGCACCGTTTCACGCTGCCCAGGATCGGCGCGATACCGGATGCTTGCGGGCTGGAATTGCTCGGCCTTGAGCTCGAACACTCCTTGGATTGAGAGGGCGTATCCCGGCCGAGCTCTCGGATCCGGCCGCGGCGCGGTCGCCGACGGCGTGGCACGGCTTCGAGGCCCGCCATCCCGAAACCTTCGGCGACACCTACCGCATCTGGGCTCGGCAGGCGCGCCCGGGCCGGTCCGCGCTGAGCCTCGATGCCGGGGTGCCGTCAGTCGGCTCGCCCGGCCTCGCCCGCGGCGGCCTGGGCTCGCGTCGGCTCGCCGAGCGCGCCTTGGTCCCCGGGCGCGGCGGCCCCAGGACTGTGCTTCAGGGGCGTCAAGAGCGCGAGGACCAGGAAGTTGCAGAGGGCGAGGATGAGCCCGAGATCGTAGTAGCCAAAGCCGACGGCCGCCCCGATCACGCCCACGTTCCACAGGCTCGCCGCGGTCGCGGTGCCGTGCACGTTGTCGCCGCCTTTCAGGATAGCGCCGCCGCCGATGAAGCCGATGCCGGTGATGAGTCCCTGGAGGATGCGCGCCTGCTCCGGCGTGCGCGCGCCGAGGAGCTCGCTGGCGAGCAGGATGAGCCCGCAACTGGCGATGGCGACGATGGGAAAGGTGCGCAGTCCGGCGCTGCGTGCCTCGCGCTCGCGGTTCTATCCGAGCGGAAACGCGAAGGCGAAGGCGAGGGCGAGTCGCACGACGTGATTGGGTACGTCCCCCCAGATGCCCCAGTACGAACCCATGATCCCTCGCCGGTTTGAGAATGTCCCGAGGACCGCCCGCACGTCGTGCCGCCGCTCCGAGCGCGGGGCTGTGCCGGATCCGAGACGATACCCTGTTCTCCATGGGCGTCGCCGGGCGCGGATCAGGCTGCTCAAGGAGCATCCTCGCCCTCCACCACGCCCAGACAGCTTTGTCCGCTGACATGCGCGACCATGTCCGTGATCACGCAACGCACATGCGCATCGGTGGTCCCGTAGAACACCTGCTTGCCCCGCTTCTGCGAGCGCACGAACCGCGCCGCGCGCAAGAGGCGCAGGTGATGGCTGACGAGCGACGTTGACAGGTCCACGCGACGGGCGATGTCGCCTACGCACAGAGGGCCATCGAGGCAGACCACGGCAATCCGCAGGCGGTTCGCGTCGCCGAGCAGGCGGAAAATCTCGGCGAGTTCGGTCGCCTGCTCCTCGTCCAGGACCAACGTCATCGCGCGTCCATGAAACATTTGAACATGTGTTTGAGTTATCAGCTCAGCGCGGCACGTCAAGGAGAACGAACGATGCGTGGCTCAGCCCGGCCGCATCATCAGCCCACCTGCATCGAGCTTTCGGACATTCGGACCGTTGGCGCGTCAGCATCGGTCCCATCCGTGCGCGCGGCGCGGACCTGATGTCGGATCCCAGCGGCGACCGCGCCGAGGGGCACGGGACGGGGGAAGCGAGAGCATCGCCGCGACCGCCTCGGAGTGCCCTTCTGCTCCTGAACCCGCGAAGCCGGAGCGGGAGCGCGGACGCGGCCGAGGCAGCGGTCCGGCGCCTCGAGGCCGGAGGTATGGCGCTGGTGCGCCGGCCCATGGGCGGACAGGAAGATGTGACCCGCGTGATCCAAGACCTCGCCGGTGCCGTGGAGGGCATCGTGGTCGGCGGCGGGGACGGGAGCGTCAACGCGGTCCTGGAGGGCGCGTTGGCCGCTAAGCTGCCGCTCGGCATCCTGCCCCTGGGCACGGCCAACGATCTGGCCCGCACGCTCGGCATCCCGACCGATCCGCCGGCGGCGGCCGGGGTGATCCAGGCGGGCCACTGCCGACGGATCGACCTTGGCCGGGTCAACGGACACCTGTTCGCGAATGTGGCCAGCCTGGGCTTGAGCGTCGAGCTCACGCGCCGACTCACCGCGCCGCTGAAGCGGCGCTGGGGGCGCTTCGGCTATCCCATCGCCGCTGCCCAAGCCCTGATCCATGCCAAGCCTTTCGTAGCCGAGGTGCGCTGCGGGCCGCTCTCCGAGCGGATGTCGGTCCGGCAGATCGCGGTGGGCAACGGCGTCTTCTACGGCGGGGGGATGTCGGTGTACGAGGCGGCGCAGATCGACGACGGCTGCCTCGATTTCTACAGCCTGGAGGCGCACCGACGCTGGTGGCTGCTTCCCGTGCTGCTCTTCCTACGGGGCGGACGCCAGCGCGGGCTGCCGGGCGTGCGGGCCTTCTGCAGCCTCGACCCCATCCATATCCGCACCGAGCCGCCGCTGCCGGTCAACACGGACGGCGAGATCACGACGACGACGCCGGCACTGTTCGAGGTCCTGCCGCGGGCCCTCACCGTGTTCACCCCCGCGCCCTCAGCTCCGGCAACTCCCGCCAGCCCTGAGCCGGCCCGCCCACCATCCTGACGGAGGCCCTGGATGCGACGTTTCCTAATGCTGGTGGTGGTCGCGGTGCTGGCGGCGATACCGGCGCTCGCGTTTCGTCTGACCGGCGCGACGATCGGGGCCCTCGGCGAGACTGCGGCCTACGGTCTCGCGATCCTGTCGGCCGGCTTTCTGCTCTCGTGGGGGGCCGAGGCGGCCGAGCGGCACATTTCGCAGGGCCTGATCATCGCCGTCGTCGCCCTGGTGACCGTGCTGCCCGAGTACGCGGTCGATCTCTACTACGCCTATCAAGCCGGCAAGGCGGGGCCCGGGTCGCAGTACGTCCATTATGCCGCCGCCAACATGACCGGGGCGAACCGGCTCCTCGTCGGTGTGGGTTGGCCGCTGTTGGTGGTGATCCACTGGGCGCGCGGCGGCGGGCGGGCGCTGGACTTGTCACGCGGCAACGCGGTCGAGGTCGCCTTCCTGCTCGCGGCGAGCCTCTACGCCTTCGTCATCGTCCTCAAGGACAACATCACGCTCCTCGATTTTGCCATCCTGGCCGCGCTCTTCGGGGCCTATGTCTGGCGCGTGCGCGGCGCGCCTGGGGCGGAGGGGGACGAGGACGAAGAGCCCGGCCCCGCCGCGGCCCTGAACACGCTGCCGCTGCGGACGCAGTGGGCCGTCATGGCTGCACTGACGCTCGTCGCCTGCGTGATCATCCTCGCCTCAGCCGAGCCGTTCGCCGAGGCCATGGTGCGTTCGGGCCGGCTGCTGGGCCTCAACGAGTTCCTCCTGATCCAGTGGTTGGCGCCGCTGGCGAGCGAGGCTCCGGCCGTCACTGTCGCGATCCTGTTCGTGGTCGCGGGGCGCGCCGCGAACGGGCTCGGCGCCCTCGTCAGCGACAAGATCAACCAGTGGACGCTGCTCGTCGGCATGCTGCCGCTGGCCCTGAGCGTCGGCGCGGGTTCGATGTCTTCCCTGCCGCTCGACGCGCGCCAGGGCGAGGAGTTCTTCCTGACCGCGGCACAGTCGCTGTTCGCCTTGGCGCTGCTCCTGCGTCTGCGGCTCGGCCTCTGGTCGGCCCTGGCCTTGGCGGCCCTGTTCGGCGTGCAGGTCGCGCTGGCCTTCGCCTACCGGAACGACGAGGCGCGCACGGTCGCGACGCTGACCACGCTCGCCTGGATCTATCTGGGACTGGCCGCCATCCTGTTCCTGGTGAATGGCCGGCGCCTCCTCGACCTCGGGCGCACCGCCCTCTTGGAGCGGCGGACGGCGGCTGGCGCGCCGGGGCGGCCCGAGGTGGCGCGCGGCCAGCGGTGAGGGGTCCGACCCGGCGGTCTCCCCAGCGGTCTGCCCGGCCATCGAGATGGCCGTCCGATGCTCGCCTCAGCGCGCGAGCTCCGTCACCTCCCAGTCGTCGCCGGCTTGCTGGCAGGCCATGCCGCGAACCTGGGCGGTGCGCCGCGCCTCCTCGACGGTCGCCAGGAAGGCGCGGCAGATCCGACCCTCGCGCACGATCGGCAGGGCGGCCGGCGCGATGCTGCCCTTGCGGCCGGTGGCCGGGTTGTCCCATCGCACGCGCAGGCCGTTGCCACTCGGCTCCAGGGCGAGGCCGAGAACGCCATGGGCCCTGCGCCAGTCCTCCTGGTCCAATCCCGGAAGTGACAAGGGCGCGCTCTGCTTTGGATCGTGCCCTGCAGCGCCGGGCGGGCCCTCGGCTGGCTGGGAGACCGGCAAGGAGATCGCGCAGGCCGGCAAGGCTAAGATCAGGAGCGTCCCGCCGACCCGGGGTAGGAGGAACGAGGCCGGTGAGGATCGGAGCGACGACATGGGAGTGGGCTCGCCGAGGTTGGAGGTGAGGGGAAGAAGGGGTGGACCGGCGACCAGGGGTCTGCTCCAGCGCCCCGAACTACCCGGTGTGCTTCGCCCCGCAGGATGCGCGGGACATCGGTGCCGGCACGAAGCCGCTAGGCTGATCTTCAGAGCCGTCGGGCGTGCGCACGCCAAATCAGAGATCGTTGACATGATCGTAGGGCGAGACGTGAGTCAGCAGGTTTCGGGTGCTCACTCGACGGTTGCGCGCAAGTGCAACACCGCATCAGCCAAGTAGGTCGAGTTCCCGCTGTCATTCATGGCGGATGGCGTCCCCGTACTGAAATATGGCGTCGCTGCCGTCGTCCATTCGGAATGTCCCGGCCCCGGCGAACGAACTCGTCCCAGCGGCTGGTCCGACGCCGCGCTGACCGTTCGAGCAATGCAGGGTCGCTGACGCCTGCGTCTCCGCCCCAGACGGGTGAAAGGTGCCGCTGCAGTTCATCCGCCCGTCGGTGACAAAGAAGTAGCGCCTCAGCAGCCG encodes the following:
- a CDS encoding IS6 family transposase; amino-acid sequence: MFLNALALKLKREARGDFRGRHFEATLIVQAVTWYLRYSLSYRDIEEMLLERGLTVDHSTINRWVLAYAPAIERRLRRFRKPHCGSVRVDETYIKVRGQWRYLYRAIDKHGEAVDFLLTANRDLDAAKRFFRKMLQDQPLLAPDRIGTDGAGPYPSAIAESCKEGLLPRTPTHYVTKHLQQGIESDHFRVKRAMPRVGGFRSFNTARRTICGFEAMLWLRKGFGFAGAWTVREQNQLLATCFGLPLANKA
- a CDS encoding MgtC/SapB family protein, whose protein sequence is MRTFPIVAIASCGLILLASELLGARTPEQARILQGLITGIGFIGGGAILKGGDNVHGTATAASLWNVGVIGAAVGFGYYDLGLILALCNFLVLALLTPLKHSPGAAAPGDQGALGEPTRAQAAAGEAGRAD
- a CDS encoding ArsR/SmtB family transcription factor: MTLVLDEEQATELAEIFRLLGDANRLRIAVVCLDGPLCVGDIARRVDLSTSLVSHHLRLLRAARFVRSQKRGKQVFYGTTDAHVRCVITDMVAHVSGQSCLGVVEGEDAP
- a CDS encoding lipid kinase, whose protein sequence is MSDPSGDRAEGHGTGEARASPRPPRSALLLLNPRSRSGSADAAEAAVRRLEAGGMALVRRPMGGQEDVTRVIQDLAGAVEGIVVGGGDGSVNAVLEGALAAKLPLGILPLGTANDLARTLGIPTDPPAAAGVIQAGHCRRIDLGRVNGHLFANVASLGLSVELTRRLTAPLKRRWGRFGYPIAAAQALIHAKPFVAEVRCGPLSERMSVRQIAVGNGVFYGGGMSVYEAAQIDDGCLDFYSLEAHRRWWLLPVLLFLRGGRQRGLPGVRAFCSLDPIHIRTEPPLPVNTDGEITTTTPALFEVLPRALTVFTPAPSAPATPASPEPARPPS
- a CDS encoding sodium:proton exchanger, giving the protein MRRFLMLVVVAVLAAIPALAFRLTGATIGALGETAAYGLAILSAGFLLSWGAEAAERHISQGLIIAVVALVTVLPEYAVDLYYAYQAGKAGPGSQYVHYAAANMTGANRLLVGVGWPLLVVIHWARGGGRALDLSRGNAVEVAFLLAASLYAFVIVLKDNITLLDFAILAALFGAYVWRVRGAPGAEGDEDEEPGPAAALNTLPLRTQWAVMAALTLVACVIILASAEPFAEAMVRSGRLLGLNEFLLIQWLAPLASEAPAVTVAILFVVAGRAANGLGALVSDKINQWTLLVGMLPLALSVGAGSMSSLPLDARQGEEFFLTAAQSLFALALLLRLRLGLWSALALAALFGVQVALAFAYRNDEARTVATLTTLAWIYLGLAAILFLVNGRRLLDLGRTALLERRTAAGAPGRPEVARGQR
- a CDS encoding RT0821/Lpp0805 family surface protein, encoding MSLPGLDQEDWRRAHGVLGLALEPSGNGLRVRWDNPATGRKGSIAPAALPIVREGRICRAFLATVEEARRTAQVRGMACQQAGDDWEVTELAR